One Brassica napus cultivar Da-Ae chromosome A5, Da-Ae, whole genome shotgun sequence DNA window includes the following coding sequences:
- the LOC106392499 gene encoding jacalin-related lectin 25, whose amino-acid sequence MIRAGQVKRRATWNLGEFAELWDVPDDTEWDDKGRTMISYIYVSFDRIIRSIQFGYYENEALVLSETYGSSDDHYTNLSNEIVEVKLGKDEYVTGLSGEVGLCEGIRNLTFHTNLGKHGPIGKFEYNNYTSGSNVIDPEIRDRRGFGGFYGSYNSNGLSSLVSM is encoded by the exons ATGATAAGAGCAGGACAAGTAAAAAGAAGAGCAACATGGAACTTAGGTGAATTTGCCGAGCTATGGGACGTTCCAGATGACACTGAATGGGACGACAAGGGACGGACCATGATCTCGTACATTTACGTTTCTTTTGATAGAATCATAAGATCTATTCAGTTTGGCTACTATGAAAATGAAGCTCTAGTCCTGTCTGAAACGTATGGTTCCTCTGACGACCATTATACTAACCTTTCAAATGAGATTGTGGAG GTGAAACTGGGTAAAGATGAGTATGTGACTGGATTGAGTGGAGAAGTAGGATTGTGTGAAGGAATCAGAAACTTGACGTTTCACACTAACCTTGGGAAGCACGGACCCATTGGAAAGTTCGAGTATAATAACTACACAAGTGGTTCCAATGTCATTGATCCAGAGATACGTGATCGACGTGGGTTTGGTGGTTTCTATGGCTCTTACAATTCAAACGGTCTATCATCATTGGTATCTATGTGA
- the LOC106396170 gene encoding jacalin-related lectin 24-like gives MVSASSREMIRAGSVGTRATYDEPYDSDGEETADTEWDEKGRNFISHIYVSYKHFITSIQFGYLNCEDDEALTLSAKFGHSEGHSFRAVILKEDEYVTGLSGVHRFGMHDGIKSLTFHTNCGEHGPIGSVNDNSEIGFKIDIDPGIRDRREFGGFFGSYSKVNLSSVGIYVSPIARYDMVVKRENIGPSNAS, from the exons ATGGTATCTGCTTCTTCTAGAGAAATGATAAGAGCAGGATCAGTGGGAACAAGAGCGACATATGACGAGCCATACGACTCTGATGGTGAGGAGACAGCTGACACTGAATGGGACGAGAAGGGACGCAACTTCATCTCTCACATATACGTTTCTTACAAACACTTCATAACATCTATTCAGTTTGGTTACTTGAACTGCGAAGATGATGAAGCTCTGACCCTCTCTGCGAAGTTTGGTCACTCTGAGGGACACAGCTTTCGAGCT GTCATACTGAAGGAAGATGAATATGTGACTGGATTGAGTGGAGTACATCGATTTGGAATGCATGATggaataaaaagtttgacattcCACACCAACTGTGGGGAGCATGGACCGATTGGAAGTGTGAATGATAACTCTGAGATTGGTTTCAAGATAGATATTGATCCAGGAATACGTGATAGACGCGAGTTTGGTGGTTTCTTCGGTTCTTACAGTAAGGTTAATCTCTCATCGGTTGGTATCTATGTCAGCCCCATTGCTAGGTACGATATGGTTGTTAAACGTGAAAACATTGGACCCTCCAACGCCTCTTAG
- the LOC106396242 gene encoding stearoyl-[acyl-carrier-protein] 9-desaturase, seed specific, chloroplastic-like, which yields MALKLNPLASQPYKLPSSARPPISTLRSPKFLCLASSSSPALSSSTKEVESLKKPFTPPKEVHVQVLHSMPPQKIEIFKSMEDWAEHNLLPHLKDVEKSWQPQDFLPDPASDGFEDQVKELRERARELPDDYFVVLVGDMITEEALPTYQTMLNTLDGVRDETGASPTSWAVWTRAWTAEENRHGDLLNKYLYLSGRVDMRQIEKTIQYLIGSGMDPRTENNPYLGFIYTSFQERATFVSHGNTARQAKEHGDLKLAQICGTIAADEKRHETAYTKIVEKLLEIDPDGTVVAFADMMRKKISMPAHLMYDGRDDKLFDNFSSVAQRLGVYTAKDYADILEFLVGRWKIESLSGLSGEGNKAQEYLCGLTPRIRRLDERAQARAKKGPKIPFSWIHDREVQL from the exons atggcaTTGAAGCTTAACCCTTTGGCATCTCAGCCTTACAAACTCCCTTCCTCGGCTCGTCCGCCAATCTCTACTCTCAGATCTCCCAAGTTCCTCTGCCTCGCTTCCTCTTCTTCCCCTGCTCTCAGCTCCAGCACCAA GGAGGTCGAGAGTCTGAAGAAGCCATTCACCCCACCAAAGGAAGTCCACGTTCAAGTCCTGCACTCCATGCCACCCCAAAAGATCGAAATCTTCAAATCCATGGAAGACTGGGCCGAGCACAACCTCCTACCTCACCTCAAAGACGTGGAGAAGTCATGGCAGCCCCAGGACTTCTTACCGGACCCTGCTTCCGACGGGTTCGAAGACCAGGTAAAAGAGTTAAGAGAAAGAGCAAGAGAGCTCCCAGATGATTACTTCGTTGTCTTGGTGGGTGACATGATCACAGAAGAAGCGCTTCCCACCTATCAAACAATGCTGAACACTTTGGATGGTGTAAGGGATGAGACTGGTGCTAGCCCCACTTCATGGGCCGTTTGGACTAGAGCTTGGACTGCTGAAGAGAATCGCCACGGTGATCTTTTGAATAAGTATCTTTACTTGTCTGGTCGTGTTGACATGAGGCAGATTGAGAAGACTATTCAGTACCTGATTGGTTCCGGAATG GATCCACGCACAGAGAACAACCCTTACCTTGGCTTCATCTACACCTCATTCCAAGAAAGAGCCACCTTCGTCTCTCACGGCAACACAGCTCGCCAAGCCAAAGAGCACGGAGACCTCAAGCTAGCCCAAATCTGTGGGACAATAGCTGCAGACGAGAAGCGTCACGAGACGGCTTACACCAAGATAGTTGAGAAGCTTCTTGAGATTGATCCTGACGGCACTGTGGTGGCCTTTGCGGATATGATGAGGAAGAAAATCTCGATGCCTGCTCACTTGATGTACGATGGGCGTGACGACAAGCTCTTTGACAACTTCTCCTCCGTGGCTCAGAGGCTTGGTGTCTACACTGCTAAAGATTATGCGGACATTCTTGAGTTCTTGGTCGGGAGGTGGAAGATTGAGAGCTTGAGTGGGCTTTCGGGTGAAGGAAACAAAGCGCAGGAGTATCTATGTGGGTTGACTCCGAGAATCAGGAGGTTGGATGAGAGAGCTCAAGCAAGAGCCAAGAAAGGACCTAAGATTCCTTTCAGCTGGATACATGACAGAGAAGTGCAGCTCTGA